CCGATCTCGTCGGTCATGTAAAACGAAAACTGGTTGGACGACGCATCGTAGCTCACGGGCTGCTCGCGCACCCAGTCGCCGACGACGTGGGCGTAGTTGCCCGTCTGTTCAGCCGTGGCAAAGTCTTCGTAGCCGCCGACCTGTTGCCCGAAGCTGCGGACAACCAGGAAGCCGAACACGCCGATGAGCGCAATACCGATGATGGTCTTGGGGGTCATGGAACCGAAGAGCAAAGGTTACGAGGAGGTGTCGCGGTCGACGTCGCGCTCCAGTTGGCTCAGACGGCGATCCGTCCGGGCAAGCATCAGCAGCACCCCGATCCAGACCACCAGCACGACCGCGAGCACGACCGGGAGGCGATCCTCCGCGAGCATGATGCGGTCGAGCCCCTCAAACTCCTGGACTGGGATGTCTTCGAGGGTGGCGATAGGACCCGTGCTGTCCGCTGCAGCGGTAGGGGGCGTCGTCTCGCCCTGCACCGTGCTCGTGTCGGCCTGCGCGACCAGGGTCACGGGCACGTCGTAGTCTGTCGAGTAGGACGGTGAGAGCAACATCGGAGGCGGTGGAGTGAGGGCCGCGTGTACCAAAGGATCGCGTCAAGGATGCCCGTCTGCACGGCCTCGGCGGCGGCTTCACAGCGATTTCGGGACGCGGAGCCCAGTCGGCTGTGCAAGGCTGCAACGCTACGTGATCAGAGTGCACCTACCAGTTGCGCCTCCTCGCGATCGCGACGGCGCTCTTCGAGCACGCGCACCCGCACGCGCTGTACGTAGATCCAGTAGAACAGCAGCTGGAAGCCGATGAGCGACGCGTAGAGCACGATGCGCATTTGCGGGGCGATGTCCATCTCGCTGAACGCTGGGTTGCCCTCCGCGCCAGGGTGCAGGCTCGCCATGCGGCGCGGCAGCACGTAGATCAAGAACGGGAGCGTCGTCGCGGCGAAGAGGCAATAGGCCGCCGCGATGCGGGCGCGGCGCCGCGGCTCCTCCAGCGCGCCGCGCAACACGAAATAGGCCCCACCGATGAGCAACTGCACCGCGACCATCACCTGGCGCGGGTCGCCGTTCCACCAGATGTCGGTGCCGACATACCACGTGAAGCGCCCCCAGACGACGCCCGTCACCATCGCCATCAGCCCCGCGCCCACGGAGACGACCATGGCTTGCTCGGCGCGCACGTCGTGGATGCGTCGGCCGCTTTGCAGCACTCGGACGGAGTGGTAGGCCGCAATGAGCGAGAAGACGAACAGCGCGAGCCACAAGGGGAGGTGGAAGTAGAGGTTGCGCGCCGTGTGCTCTAGGATGGGCAGCCACGCGATGTCGCCGAGTAGTGACACGACGATCACCACCGTCACCCAGATCGCGGCGACAATCGTGAGGAGACGGTAGGGCCAGCCGGTGCGCGGGGTGGGGAGGTCGTGGGCAGTCACAGGTCGTAGGTGGTGGGTCCGCTGTCTGTCGCGAACTACCAACCTCCCGGACGCTTCCGCGTTTCGCGATTCGACAGACCTTCGACCAGCAGTCTCAGCGCCGAGAGGCTACTCCGTCCACACGTACTCGAACAGGAGCGACGACGCCGTGATGAGGAGGCCGGCAAAGCCCACGAGCGACGTCAAGTCGGGCAGCGCCTCCGTCCACAGCCCCGCCGTGAAGGGGCGCGTGGCGCGCTCGGTCAGGTTGACCACCGAGAAGAGCAGCGGCACCAGCACCGGAAACGCGAGCACCGCCAGCAACGGCGCACCTCCGGACGCCCGCGCGATCATCGCCGCCAAGAGCGTGGTGGCCCCGGCGAGGCCGATGGCCCCGAGCACGAGTGTGAGCAGGAGCACGCCCGGTGCCGCGATCTCCGCCCCGGTGACGAGCAAGAAACCAGCCGCGGCCGCCAGGTTGAGGGCAAGGGTCAACGCAGCATTGTACAGGAGCTTGCCCGCATACACGGCGCTCGGCGGCACATGCAGCTGCAGGAGCAGCGTGGTGCCGCGTTCCTCCTCGGCGACGAAGGCACGACCGAGCCCCACGCACGCCGCGAACAGGATCACGATCCACAGCAGCGCGGCCCGCACCGGCGGCGAGATCTCCGTCTGCCCAAGCGCGAACAGGACCAGCACCAGCGACGCGGCGACAAACATGCCGAGCGCGTTGATAGCGTAGCGGCTGCGCAACTCAAGTTGCACATCCTTCCGGAAAACGGCCCAGGTGGCGCGGAAAAACACGGGGCAGTGAGGCGATCAATCAATGAGGCAGGGAGAATGGTACCGCGCAACCTGAACGGATCCGAATGGGTTTGGCGGGAAGACCCGTTCGTTTCTGCTTTCCTTGCCCGATGCTCGACCTGTCTCCCCCGGCTACCGCGCACCGTCCGTGGACGGTTCCGTCTTCGCCGTGGGTGCTGTCGATGCGGTGGGCGTCGTTGACGTTTCTACATTGGCCGGTGCCCGTCGCCGCGCTTCGCCCGCTCATCCCAAACGAGCTGGAGGTGGATACCTACGCTGGCGAGGCGTGGATCGGCGTGGTGCCATTTCGGATGGAGCAGACCAAGGTGCGCGGGCTCCCGCTCGTCCCGGGCACGCACACGTTTGGCGAGTTCAACGTGCGGACCTACGTGCGTCACGCGCCCACTGGCCGCGCAGGCGTATGGTTCTTCAGCCTCGACGCGGCGAGCTTCCTCGCCGTGTGGGCGGCACGCGCCAGCTTCGGGCTGCCCTATTTCACAGCCGAGATCAGCGTCGCCCACGATGTCGCGGTGATGAAAGGAAGCCAACTCACCGACCCAGCAGTGGCCGAGTCTGACGTGGTGCGCTACTTCAGCCGCCGCACGCACCGAGGCGCCCCCGAAGCAGCCTTCCGCGCTACCGTCCTGCCGATGAACAGCCTCGTCTCGGCAGAGCCGAGCAGTCTCACACACTGGTTCACCGAGCGGTACGCCCTGTTCGCTAAACGCTTTGGCAAGCTGGTCACGGGCGACATCCACCACCGCCCGTGGCCACTTAGGCCTGCGGAGGCCCGCATTGAGGCGAACACGCTCGTGAGCGCGTGGGGCATCGACCTGCCCGATGTGGCACCGTATGCCCACTACGCTGAAGCCGTGGACGTGGTCGCGTGGCCCCCACGGGTGGTTGGATAGGAGGCCTCAGAACAAATAGGTCACGCCGAGCCGCAGCGTGCGCGGCGCGCCGGGCGTGAAGTGCAACTCCGACACCGGCGAGGCCTCACCCGAAAGCCGCGACTCGGTGTCGAACTGCGCCTCGTTCCAGGCCGCGTCGAACACGTTCTCAACGCTGAGCGACAGCTCCACGTCGTGGATGCGGTAGGCGGCGAAGGCGTCGAAAACGGTCGCGCCCTCGGCGGTGACGCTGCCGGTCTCGTTGGCCGAGCGGTCGCCGACGTGCCGGACGCGGAGGCTGCCCCGGACGCCGTCGCGACGAACGACGATGCCACCCTGCGCGGTGCGGGTCGGGGCCAACGGAATGGCGTCAGCGTCGGCGGGCTCGTCCACGAAACGCCCAGTGGAGAGCGTCACATCGGCGTCGAGGGCGAGCCATGGGAGCACCTGCGCGCGCGCTTCGAGGTCGATACCTACGCGCCGCGTTGCGCCGGAAAGCTCCGTCGTGCCTGCGTCGCCGACGAAGACGTATTCCTGCTCCAGATCGAGTAGCCAAGCGGCGGCGCCCAGCGTGAGACGGTCGCCGAGGCCGGTCCACCGCGCACCGAGTTCGGTGCCGATGGCGCGTGGGAGCGTCGTGACTTCGGCCTGGGCGGCGTCGTAGTTGCGCGCCGTCAGTTCGGCCTCGATCTCTTCGGACGATAGCCCGTCCTGTTCTCGGACCTGCACGAGGTCCGCGATGCGCTGACCAAGCACTACGTTGCGCGCGTCGTTCGAGTGGAAGCCGAGGCCCGCGTTGGCGAACAGGTCGAGCCCGCGCACCGGCGTCACGACGAGATTGGCCTTCGGGCTGACGATGACCTGCTGCGCATAGCCGGACGCGTGCGGCAGGCCGGTTTCGTCCGCGAACGCTTCCATGCGGTCCTCCACGTCAAACGTGAAGTAGTCGCCGCGGACGCCAACGAGCATCCGCACGAAGCGGTTGACGACAAGTTCTTCCTGTGCCCACAGAAAGAAATTGCGCTCGGCGATGTCGGCGCCGACGAGTTGCCGAGCGCGCACGCGGTCGGGGCTCTGCCAGAGCGACACCGTCGCGTCGTCGGCGCGGAAGCCGGTGGCGAGCGTCGTCGTGCCGCTCATCCCGAAGGGCAGCGTGCGGCGGAAGCGGAGTTGCCCGTCGAGGCCGTAGAGCGTGCGGTCGTCCGTTTGCTCGATCATGTCGCCCTGCTCTGGGTTCTCCAGAAACAAGGTGAAGTTCGAGTAAAGCTTGAAGCCGTAGCGGATGCCATAGGCTTGCAGCCGGAGGTCGCTGTCGCTCCCGCCCTGGCCGTCGAGCGTGTAGACGAGGTTGGCGTGCTGGTGCGTCGTCGTGCCGCCTTCGAGTGCGTCGATGGCCCCGAAGCGCGTGATGCTGCCGTCGTCGATGGCGCGCTCTGGGACCTGCCCGGAGGCGTCCCACCCGGCCCCGTAGCCGCCCGCGCTGAACGCAAGCGTGGAGGCGGGCGAGAGGTGGGCATGCACCTTGCCGAAGAGGTTGAAGCGCTGGAAGTCCTGGCTCGCCTCGAACGGTCCGTCGGACCGCTGGAAGTGGCCGCCGACGTACGCGCTCTGGTGCTGTCCGGACGTGGGCACCTGCACGAGGCCGGTCACGCTGCCCGTCTCGAAGCTGCCGCCCTCCAGCCGCACGAGGCTCTCGTCGAGGTGGTCCTTGGTCGTCATCGTGACCGCGCCTGCCGTGGCGAAGTTGCCGAAGCCAGGGAAGTAGGGGCCCTTGTAGACGTCCACGGCCTCGATCGTCTCGGGCATCACGAAGTGGAGGTCGGCGTAGCCCTGCCCGTGTCCGTGCGATACCATGTTCACCGGCATCCCGTCCACGGCGAGCGCCACGTCGGTACCGTGGTCAGCGTCGAACCCGCGCAGGAACAGCTGCTCGGCCTTGCCGCCCCCCGCGTGCTGCGCGATGACGAGGCCAGGCGCGAGCCGCAGTAGGTCCTGCGTCGAGCGGGTGGGCCGCACGCCAAGATCGAACGCGCGCACTGCCCGAGACGAGGCTGCCGAGTAGGGCCGGTCGGCCGTGGCGAGCACCTCGTCGAGCTGCACCGACGAGGTAGCTAGCCGGATCGTGAGCGAGACGACGTCCCCATCGGCCGCGTCCGCCGGGATCGCGACCGGACGCCGCGCCGTCTCGAAGCCGACGAGGCTGGCCGCGAGCGTGTAGGTCCCCGGCACGAGATCGAGGCCGAACTGCCCGGCTGCATCGGTACTCGTACCCATTGCGGTGCCAACCACGGCGACGTTGACGCCTGGAAGCGGCTCGCCGTCGAGGTCGGTCACAAGACCGGTGAGCGATTGGGCCGCGAGCGGCGATCCGAGCAGGTAAAAGACACCGACCAGAAGGCAGAGTAAAAGCGAGCGTGACATGGGCTTGGGCAGAGTGAGAAGCGACCAAGGGCGGGACATTAACCGTCGAGGCGAGCGGAGCGGACGGGTGCCGAGGAGCCGGAGAGGCTAGCCAGCAGCCGTCGTGCCTCCTCGGCCGATGCCCCCGACTCGATGTGCAGGTTGCCGTCGAGCGCGATCCGAAGGTGGCGTTGCGCCTCGGCGGTCTGGTCGGCGGCTTCGTAGACCCGCGCGGCGCGGAAATGCACCATCGCATCGCCCGTGTTCAGGCGCAGCGCGTGCTCGATGTAGGGGATGCCCTCGGCGGCGCGGCCGTTCTTGAGGAGCGCCCAGGCCATCGTCTCGTTGGCGTGGAGGTGACCGGGGCGACGCTCGACTTGTGCTTTGGCCATGCGGAGCGCATGCTCTACGTCGCGGTCGAGGTCGAGGAGGTAGTCGGCCTCTTCCATGTCCACGATCTCGCCCATTGCGCGGGCAGCGGCGAGTCCGTCGAGGACGCGCTCACGGGTGCGGTCGGCGGCATCGGTGTCGCCCACCACCTCGTAGGCGTCGGCGAGGAGTTCTAGGAAGCCGTCGCTCGGGGTGAGCCGGTAGGCCTGGTTGAGATAGTCGATGGATGCTTGGGCGTCGCCCTGCACGAGTGCGACGTGGCCGAGCCCGGCCACGGCAGGCGCGAAGGAGGGCCGCTCGTCGAGGACGCCCTCGTAGAGGAAGCGCGCGATGTCGACCTTCGCCTTGCCGAGGTAGAGCGCGGCGAGTTCAGTCACGGCCCAGGCACGCTCCTCCGTGCCTGCGGCCCCGGCATCGACGGCCATCCGCATCGCGGCGATGGCCCCGTCGGTGTCGCCGTAGTGTTCGCGGAGGTAAGCGACGCGGGCGTAGGACGGGAGGCCTGGGCGCACCGACTGCATCAGGTCAGCCGCGGCAACGGCCTCGTCGTACTCGCCCAACTCCACGAGCGCGTCGATGCGGAGGGCGTGGGCGTCGGCGAGCGATGGGTACTGCGCGAGCAAACCATCCGCGAGGTCGCGTGCATCCTCGAAGCGGTGCAGCTTGTTCAGGACAACGCCTTGAAGCAGCAGGGCGTGGACGTTGGTGGGGTCGCACTCGAGCGCGACGGCGAGTGCAGCCTCGGCGGCGGGGACGTGGGTGGTTTCGTCGCCGGTCCGGGCGAGTTGGAGGTGCGCTTGTGCAAGCGCGATCTGGTAGGCGGTGTTGTCGCCGTCAGCGCGGAGTGCGGCCTCGTAGAACGAGACGGCTTCGGCGGCGTCGAGGAATTTCGAGGAGGGAAGGAGGGCATCGGCGGCTTCAGCGGCCGAGGCTAGATCGGGAGCGTCGGATGGGCGAAGTGCTATAAGTACGGCGGCAGCGATAGCGATGAGCGCGACGACGAGGCCGAGCGTGTACATACGGGGGCGATTCATGGGTCGATGGGATGAGGCGGAGAGAGCTACAGCGAATCGAGTAGAGAAGGACGGGGCCGCACGACAAAGCAGCGGCCCCGCCTCTCGAAGAGCGGGCTAGCGAACCAGCGTCGCTTTGCGCGTCGTGAGCGTGCGGTCGTCCACCATCAGGCGGTAGACATAGGTGCCGCTCGCGAGGTCCTGGGCGTCCCAGTCCACCTCGTAGGTGCCGCGCGTCAGGCGCTCGTCCACGAGCGTCCGCACGAAGCGGCCCTGCACGTCGAACACGTCGAGGCGCACGTCGCCCGCTTCCGGGACCCGGTACGAGATCGTCGTGGACGGCGCGAACGGATTCGGGTAGTTCTGCTCCAGGATGAAGCCGTCCGGCACATTCATGCCCACGTCGTCAATGGCGTTGGCGATGGGCGGCTCAGACGCCGTGAGCTGCTTCACATAGCTGAACCCGTTGTGCGGAGCCGCGAGATACGGGAAGGTGTCGTCCAACGGTAGGTCGTTCTGCGTCGGCCCAGCCACGAAGCCGAGTTCGGAGAGCAGCGTCGGCGAGAGCAGGTCCGAGTAGTCCCCGGCCGTCGCGTCGTCGAAGGGCAGCCCGACGGCGGCGAGCACGAGGCCGCCAACCGCTTGCAGCGCGATCGTCGTCACGTCATCCTCCAGGCGGCGGCCGTTGGGGAAGCCGTCCATGTGCGGGATGAATTCCACGTCCGTCGTCGTGTTGAACGGCTCGGCAGTGAGGCCGAGCACGGCGGCGCGGATGAGGCCCTGCCGGGCGTTTACGCGGAACTCCTCCGAAATGCGGTCGGTGGTCGGCGTGGCCATGTTGAGGCGGAGCAGATCGCCGCCGTAGAGGGCCCCGTCTGGCGCTGCCGTCACCGGGAGGAAGTTGTTGATGAACGGCTTCCCGGCCGAGAGTGGCCCGCCCGTCTTGCCCGTCGCAAGCTGGTACGGGATGAGGTTCGGCACGCCGTAGTAGAAGATCGGGAAGACGTCCGCGAGGCGCGGCTGGCCCGGCCCGGCCAGGCCTGGCTGGAGCGGCACGGCAAACGCGGTCCCGGTGAAGTCGACGCCCGCTTCCACGAGGTCGTAGACGCCGTCGGCGCCGTTGTTGAAGTTGAACCCGTCGGAGCCATCGCCGTCGACGTCGCCCACGGCGGGGTAGGAGTTCGTCGGGATGACGAGGTCGCCGCTGAGCGCAGGGACGGCGGCGCCGAAGGCTCCGTTGCCCATGTAGAGTGCGAGCTCTGGGTTGGCGAAATACTGCACGAACTCTTGCTCCTCGGCGCTGTAGGGCGTGACGGCGTTCCACCGATCCTTGTCGCCGATCGGGATGACGGCTTCGTTGACGAGCGGGTTGCCCAGGCGCGAGACCTGCACGAGGTCGCCCGAGACGGTCGGCGCGGAGCCGTCCGACGAGAGCGTCGTCACGCGGGGGCGGCTGGCCGAGGCCCACACGCCGATCACGAAGTCGCCGTCGAGGATGTCGTCGGCCTGCGAAGCCGAGAGGCCGTCCTTTTGGAGCGACGAGATCGGGATCTGGAGCACGATCGCGTGGGTGTTGAACCCAGCCACGGCGTCGCGCGCGATAGCCGCGTTGCTTGGGTTCGACCCGAACTCCTGCCGCACGTTGCCGACATCGAAGATGCCGCCGAGGTCGACGAAGAACGGATCGTCACGCGGCCCGGCGAACACGCGCACGCCGTCCGACGAGGTCGCGATGGCGTCCTGCGTCAGTTGCGCGTACGTGGTGCCCAGCCCGACGGTCGGGTCTTCGATGGAGCGCGGCCCGATGTTGTTCGGAGGCACGATGCCGTCGGAGAGGACCGTCGAGAACGAAGCGCCCCCGTTGGTGCTCTTCTCCATCGTGTAGGTCGCCTTCAGGTTTTGCTGCCCGAGGCGGATGTTGAAGAACGTGGTCGGGTCCTCGTTGGTGAGGTCGAAGGTGAAGCGGTAGGTGATGTCATCCGTCGCCGAGCCGAGCGGCCCGGAGGACGCCTGGTTCTTGATGTGGATGTCGTAGGCGATGTTCTCGCCGAACGTGACGTAGTTCGGACCGCCCTCAGGCAGTTCGAGCGGGATGTAGTTCGCCACGATGGTGACCGTCTCGGGGTCGTCCGGGGAGACGAACGCGTAGAGGTCGGTGTTGTCCGCGAGCGGATCGTTCGCGATAAGCGGAGCTTCGCGGTGACTGGAGGCGTCGCCAAACTGAGGGGCGGCGACGACCAGCAGCAGCGCGAGGGCTGCGGTGCCGAGGAACGCCAGCGGCGCTCGAAGTCGGCGGAGAGCACGTGTCATGAGAGTACGAGAAAGGTTGAAAACCTGTGAGGGGACAGGCTACTCAGCCACGTCGGCGCGCACGCCACGCTCTCGGACCGGCAGCGTGTAGGAAAACCGCCCGCCGGGTCGTAATGCCCGGTGTCGGAGCGCAACCGGACGCGGTACCTTCTCGGCGCTCAGCCACCCAATCCACCGCTTCGCTTTGCTGCGCCAATTCGGCTCTCCCCAGATCCGCCGCGACGACCGCTCCGTGGTCACCACCGGCACGTTCGACGGCGTCCACACGGGCCACCAAGCCATCGTGGAGTACCTCGTCATGCACGCCCGCCAAACCGGAGGTGTGGCCACCGTTGTCTCGTTCGATCCGCACCCGCGCGAGGTGCTCGCCGCAAAGCCGGTTTCGCTGCTGACAACGCTCGCTGAACGCGCCGACGCCTTCGAAGCACTTGGCCTCGACCGCTTCGTCGTGCTCCCGTTCACGCGCGATCTCTCGCTGCTGGAGCCAGAGGCGTACGTCCGCGACGTGCTCATCGAAACCGTCGGCCTCCGCGAGATCGTGATCGGCTACGACCACCGCTTCGGTCGCAACCGACGCGGCGACCGCGCGCTACTCGAAAACCTCGGTGGCACCCACGGCTTCACGGTCGATGTGATCCCCGAACAGATCGTCGCAGGCGTGACGGTCAGCTCGACGAAGGCCCGCAACGCCCTCCTCAACGACGGCGACGCAGCGAAGGCCACCGAGCTGCTGGGGCGGCCCTACAGCTTCGCGGGCACCGTCGTGCGCGGCGACCAGCGCGGACGGACTATCGGCTTTCCGACGGCCAACATCCAGCCCGAGGAAGCGCGTAAGCTGATCCCGAAGCCGGGCGTCTACGCAGTCTGGGTCGATCACGAGGGGACCGCGCAGGGCGCAAAGCAAGAAACGGTGCGCTATGGAGGCATGATGAACATCGGATATCGCCCCACCTTCGAAGACGACGATGCTGTTCGCATCGAAGCGCACCTCTTCGATTTCGAAGGCGACCTCTACGGCGAGCGGCTCCGCGTACACCTCATCGCCCGCATCCGTGACGAGCGTCGCTTCGATGGGATTGATGCGATCCGGATTCAGCTTGAGGGTGACCGGGCGGCGAGCCATGCGATTCTGGCGGGATAGACCAGGCTATAGGCTAGCTGCGGAGTTAGCCGACCGCTTGACGCCGGCTCGTATCCAGAAGCTCCGCGTGTGGCAGTGTCTTGACAGCTACCACGTGTGCAATGGCGGGGCGGGGCTGAAGGGCGGTTGGATCATACGGGGCGGACCGCTATCTTGGGCGCTTCTTCGCACAAAGGCGTGCCCCTGTGACGAACGGCACGACCTTGGCGGCGTAGACTTTCACCTGCGACGAGCATGCTGACTTCGCTCCCCACCGGCGAGTCCTCCCCGACCCCGACTGACGAATTCCGCTCCGCCCGTCCACTTCCTTAGCATCGTAGCATCTAACGAGGTGGCATGATCACCAAAACACGCAAGCAAGAGCTCATCGCCCAGTTCGGGGCAAACGAGCAGGATACCGGTAAGCCGGAAGTCCAAATCGCCATTTTCACTGACCGCATCGTCGAGCTGACGGAGCACATGAAGCAGAACCCGAAGGACCACACGTCCCGGCGCGGCCTGCTCAAGCTCGTTGGCAAGCGCCGTCGTCTCCTCGACTACCTGATGGCCAGCGACATTGAGCGGTACCGAACCATCATCAAGGAACTGGGCATCCGTAAATAGCCCCCGCGGCGGCTTCTCACCTGAGGAGCCGCCGCGCTCGTTTTAGGTCAAGGTCGTCCCGTCGGGGATGCCTCAACCTGAAAGCGATATCTTAAGAAACGGAGCAAGGCGCTCCGTCCCGCACCGCACCGCCATCGCCCCCGTTCCGGCAGTCAGTTCCCACCGAGCGATCTCCAGCACGGCCACTCGTTCTGGCCATCGTTCGTTTGAAACTGATTCCCGGCGTCCGCCTCTGCGAGAGTTCGCTCTTGCCAGAAGCCGACGTAGGACGCGGGCCCAGGCTGCTAGCCATGCTAGCGCGGTGCATCACCCAACAGGCCGCACACGTGACCGTGTGCGCCCGCAATGCCGCACAGCATGAACGCCATTACGCAAACCATTGAAGTGGGTGGCAAGACCATCCACATCGAGACGGGCCGGCTCGCCAAGCAGGCGACGGGCTCCGTCGTCGTCCGCATGGGCGACACCATGGTCCTCACCACCGTCGTCGTTGCCGACGGCGTGCGCGAGGGCCAGAGCTTCTTCCCGCTCACGGTCGACTACCGCGAGAAGTACTCCGCCGCGGGCAAATTCCCCGGCGGCTTCCTGAAGCGCGAAAACCGCCCGTCGGACAAGGAGGTGCTCACGAGCCGCGTCATCGACCGCACGATCCGCCCGCTCTTCCCGGACGGCTTCATCAACGAGGTCCAGATCATCACCGGCGTCTACTCCGCCGACTTCGAGATCGACGCCGACATGCTCGGTGGCGTCGGGGCCTCGGCGGCGCTCAGCGTCACCGGCGCTCCGTTCGACGGCCCGACCGCGCACGTCCGCGTGGGCCGCGTCGACGGCGAATTCGTCCTGTTCCCGACCAAGTCGGAGCGCGCCGAGAGCGACTTCGACCTCGTGGTCGCGGGCAAGGAAGACGCGCTCGTGATGGTTGAGGGTGAGATGGACGAAGTCTCCGAGGCCGACATGATGGACGCCTTCGACTTCGCCCACAACGCCATCAAGACGATCATCGCCGGCATCAAGGAACTGCGCGCCAAGTACGAGGCCGACCGCGGTGTTATCGAGCCGATGGAGTACACCACGACCGCGCCCGACCCGGCGCTCGTGGCGGACATCTACGGCCGCGTCAAAGACGCCGTCGAAGCGCACCTCCGCAAGCCCTACGCCAAGGCCACCTTCTACGGCGGCATCCGCGACATCCGCACCGACCTCCTGAACACCCTCTTCGAGATCAACGAGGACGGCGAGCAGGGCGTCGAGCTGTACAAGGACACCTACTCCTACGGCGACGCCAAGAAGGCCTTCTCGAAGGCCGAGAGCCAGGTCATGCGCGAGATGATCCTCGGCGAAGGCCGTCGCCTCGACGGGCGCGCCACCGACGAGGTGCGCGACATCTGGAGCGAAATCGGCTACCTACCCAAAGCGCACGGCTCGGCCATCTTCACGCGCGGCGAGACGCAGTCGCTCGTGTCCGTCACGCTCGGGACCGGCCGCGACGTGCAGGCCGTCGACCAAGTCTTCGACACCCAGGACAAGCGGTTCTACCTGCACTACAACTTCCCGCCCTTCTCGACGGGCGAGGCGAAGTTCCTGCGCGGCCCCGGCCGCCGCGAGATCGGCCACGGCTACCTCGCCGAGCGCGCCCTCAAGCCGATGCTGCCCACCGAGGAGGAGTTCCCCTACACGGTACGCGTCCTCTCGGACATCCTCGAGTCGAACGGCTCGTCGTCGATGGCGTCGGTCTGCGGCGGCTCGCTCGCCCTCATGGACGCCGGTGTGCCGATCAAGAAGCCGGTCGCGGGCATCGCGATGGGCCTCATCGCCGACGGCGACCGCGTGGCGGTCCTGAGTGACATCCTCGGTACCGAGGACCACCTCGGCGACATGGACTTCAAGGTCACCGGCACCGAAGACGGCATCACGGCCTGCCAGATGGACATCAAGATCGA
The Bacteroidota bacterium DNA segment above includes these coding regions:
- the pnp gene encoding polyribonucleotide nucleotidyltransferase, yielding MNAITQTIEVGGKTIHIETGRLAKQATGSVVVRMGDTMVLTTVVVADGVREGQSFFPLTVDYREKYSAAGKFPGGFLKRENRPSDKEVLTSRVIDRTIRPLFPDGFINEVQIITGVYSADFEIDADMLGGVGASAALSVTGAPFDGPTAHVRVGRVDGEFVLFPTKSERAESDFDLVVAGKEDALVMVEGEMDEVSEADMMDAFDFAHNAIKTIIAGIKELRAKYEADRGVIEPMEYTTTAPDPALVADIYGRVKDAVEAHLRKPYAKATFYGGIRDIRTDLLNTLFEINEDGEQGVELYKDTYSYGDAKKAFSKAESQVMREMILGEGRRLDGRATDEVRDIWSEIGYLPKAHGSAIFTRGETQSLVSVTLGTGRDVQAVDQVFDTQDKRFYLHYNFPPFSTGEAKFLRGPGRREIGHGYLAERALKPMLPTEEEFPYTVRVLSDILESNGSSSMASVCGGSLALMDAGVPIKKPVAGIAMGLIADGDRVAVLSDILGTEDHLGDMDFKVTGTEDGITACQMDIKIDGLQRSTMETALSQAKQGRDHILGEMAKTIDEARGDLAPNAPRLFQIVIDAEFIGEIIGPGGKNIRGLQAETGTKIDIAEENGKGYVTIAAEEGPGAEKAIEVIKGIVSVPEVGDRYDAKVINMLPFGAILELMPGKEALLHVSEMAHGYVNSPEDIVQIGDRIEVELIEVRDGGKLRVSHKPFLPEPTEEEKAAMRERRERRDSRGGGRGDRRGGGRGDRRGGGGRRRD
- the rpsO gene encoding 30S ribosomal protein S15, which codes for MITKTRKQELIAQFGANEQDTGKPEVQIAIFTDRIVELTEHMKQNPKDHTSRRGLLKLVGKRRRLLDYLMASDIERYRTIIKELGIRK
- a CDS encoding DUF4331 family protein, which codes for MTRALRRLRAPLAFLGTAALALLLVVAAPQFGDASSHREAPLIANDPLADNTDLYAFVSPDDPETVTIVANYIPLELPEGGPNYVTFGENIAYDIHIKNQASSGPLGSATDDITYRFTFDLTNEDPTTFFNIRLGQQNLKATYTMEKSTNGGASFSTVLSDGIVPPNNIGPRSIEDPTVGLGTTYAQLTQDAIATSSDGVRVFAGPRDDPFFVDLGGIFDVGNVRQEFGSNPSNAAIARDAVAGFNTHAIVLQIPISSLQKDGLSASQADDILDGDFVIGVWASASRPRVTTLSSDGSAPTVSGDLVQVSRLGNPLVNEAVIPIGDKDRWNAVTPYSAEEQEFVQYFANPELALYMGNGAFGAAVPALSGDLVIPTNSYPAVGDVDGDGSDGFNFNNGADGVYDLVEAGVDFTGTAFAVPLQPGLAGPGQPRLADVFPIFYYGVPNLIPYQLATGKTGGPLSAGKPFINNFLPVTAAPDGALYGGDLLRLNMATPTTDRISEEFRVNARQGLIRAAVLGLTAEPFNTTTDVEFIPHMDGFPNGRRLEDDVTTIALQAVGGLVLAAVGLPFDDATAGDYSDLLSPTLLSELGFVAGPTQNDLPLDDTFPYLAAPHNGFSYVKQLTASEPPIANAIDDVGMNVPDGFILEQNYPNPFAPSTTISYRVPEAGDVRLDVFDVQGRFVRTLVDERLTRGTYEVDWDAQDLASGTYVYRLMVDDRTLTTRKATLVR
- a CDS encoding bifunctional riboflavin kinase/FAD synthetase; the protein is MLRQFGSPQIRRDDRSVVTTGTFDGVHTGHQAIVEYLVMHARQTGGVATVVSFDPHPREVLAAKPVSLLTTLAERADAFEALGLDRFVVLPFTRDLSLLEPEAYVRDVLIETVGLREIVIGYDHRFGRNRRGDRALLENLGGTHGFTVDVIPEQIVAGVTVSSTKARNALLNDGDAAKATELLGRPYSFAGTVVRGDQRGRTIGFPTANIQPEEARKLIPKPGVYAVWVDHEGTAQGAKQETVRYGGMMNIGYRPTFEDDDAVRIEAHLFDFEGDLYGERLRVHLIARIRDERRFDGIDAIRIQLEGDRAASHAILAG